In Ilumatobacter fluminis, the following proteins share a genomic window:
- a CDS encoding acetyl-CoA hydrolase/transferase family protein: MGNAGTIMSPDEALRLIEPDAKVVAAPGCGSPTTLLGALARRSHEVPVTLYLGLQVDDYPWLDHVDADRFRLMTWHVAGPLRRRLGDGVVEYVPARATQVPDLLQRWDVDATLIRVSPADDYGFHSLGPTASYALTSARRSRVVIAEIDPDVPRTFGAWIHRSQITATVESEQPMPLYEAATPDPTSVAIADRVLGLLPERPTLQLGIGGVPEALTASLADVDLGPLRFVGMVTDAMADLFDAGKLDIDAVYPDPAILAAEVMGTRRVMDFVDGNPLVGVRESAHSHHPAALGDLDRFVSINSAIDIDLTGQVNAESVRGRQISGVGGSIDYAETAFHSDGGLRVLALSSTTPDGKHSRIVPAIDAGNTITHPRTSIDLVVTEHGVADLRGRSLTERRSALISVSDPSFRDELADPAST; the protein is encoded by the coding sequence GTGGGGAATGCCGGGACCATCATGTCGCCCGACGAGGCACTGCGCCTGATCGAGCCCGACGCCAAGGTCGTCGCCGCTCCGGGTTGCGGGAGCCCGACGACGCTGCTCGGCGCGCTCGCACGTCGATCGCACGAGGTCCCGGTGACGCTCTATCTCGGCCTGCAGGTCGACGACTACCCGTGGCTCGACCACGTCGACGCCGACCGGTTCCGACTCATGACGTGGCACGTGGCCGGGCCACTGCGACGGCGCCTCGGTGACGGGGTCGTCGAGTACGTCCCCGCCCGCGCCACCCAGGTGCCCGACCTGCTCCAGCGGTGGGACGTCGACGCTACGTTGATCCGGGTCTCGCCCGCCGACGACTACGGGTTCCACAGCCTCGGCCCGACCGCCAGCTACGCGTTGACCAGCGCACGACGCAGCCGGGTCGTCATCGCGGAGATCGACCCCGACGTCCCCCGGACGTTCGGCGCGTGGATCCACCGGTCACAGATCACCGCCACCGTCGAGTCAGAGCAGCCGATGCCGCTCTACGAGGCGGCGACGCCCGACCCCACGAGCGTCGCCATCGCCGATCGCGTCCTCGGGTTGCTGCCCGAGCGACCGACCCTGCAACTCGGCATCGGCGGCGTGCCGGAAGCGCTCACCGCGAGCCTCGCAGACGTCGACCTCGGCCCGTTGCGTTTCGTGGGCATGGTGACCGACGCGATGGCCGACCTGTTCGACGCGGGCAAGCTCGACATCGACGCCGTCTACCCCGACCCGGCGATCCTTGCCGCCGAGGTGATGGGCACCCGACGCGTCATGGACTTCGTCGACGGCAACCCGCTCGTCGGCGTCCGCGAATCGGCCCACAGCCACCATCCGGCAGCGCTCGGCGACCTCGACCGGTTCGTCAGCATCAACTCGGCGATCGACATCGACCTCACCGGCCAGGTGAACGCCGAATCGGTGCGCGGGCGCCAGATCTCCGGCGTCGGCGGCAGCATCGACTACGCCGAGACCGCCTTCCACTCCGACGGCGGGCTGCGCGTGCTCGCACTGTCGTCCACCACACCGGACGGCAAGCACAGCCGCATCGTCCCGGCGATCGACGCCGGCAACACGATCACGCACCCACGAACCTCGATCGATCTCGTCGTGACCGAACACGGCGTCGCCGACCTGCGCGGCCGATCGCTCACCGAACGCCGGTCGGCACTCATCTCCGTCAGCGACCCGTCGTTCCGCGACGAGCTCGCGGACCCCGCATCCACCTGA
- a CDS encoding MaoC family dehydratase has product MTIYERRGRFYDEYEIGDVFRHKPGRTITEADNTLFTTLTMNTQSLHLDAEVAAKSEFGQRLVNSLMTLAIAAGLSVGDTTEGTTIANLGFGEISFPRPVFIGDTLYAETEIIDKRESKSRPGQGVVTFEHRARNQRDEIVCTARRSALVWFADAHAAATAEA; this is encoded by the coding sequence ATGACGATCTACGAACGCCGCGGCCGCTTCTACGACGAGTACGAGATCGGCGACGTCTTCCGGCACAAGCCGGGCCGCACGATCACCGAAGCGGACAACACCTTGTTCACGACGCTCACGATGAACACACAGAGCCTGCACCTCGACGCCGAGGTCGCGGCCAAGAGTGAGTTCGGTCAGCGGCTCGTGAACAGCCTGATGACCCTGGCGATCGCCGCCGGACTCAGCGTCGGCGACACGACCGAGGGCACGACGATCGCGAACCTCGGCTTCGGGGAGATCTCCTTCCCCCGCCCCGTGTTCATCGGCGACACGCTCTACGCCGAGACCGAGATCATCGACAAGCGCGAGTCGAAGTCGCGCCCCGGCCAGGGCGTCGTCACCTTCGAGCACCGGGCGCGCAACCAGCGCGACGAGATCGTGTGCACCGCACGCCGTTCTGCGCTCGTGTGGTTCGCCGACGCCCACGCCGCCGCGACCGCCGAGGCGTGA
- a CDS encoding TIGR03617 family F420-dependent LLM class oxidoreductase, which yields MLIDHSLIGHTSTRAATDAAWAESAGFDGVWTTESVTDAFLQSMAVSLTTERIGVGTAIAVAFARNPMSTAYAAWDLAAASDGRFSLGLGSQIEAHITRRFSMPWSPPVDRMRDYVAAMRAIFDAWRNGTRLRYEGDTYRHTLMSPVFTPPHHDHEIPIGVAAVGPKMTELAGESCDFAILHGMIHPAYFDDVTLPALQRGLDTSGRERSAVTLSCPLFMVMGDDEEAIAASTAETKGQIAFYASTPAYRRVLDPIGYGELQPELQQLSREGKWQEMSGLIDDDLLHHLAFVGRPEDMPSLVRERFDGRLDRVSSYFGWPVDDPDRLGEILAGFHTDDD from the coding sequence GTGCTCATCGATCACAGCTTGATCGGCCACACCTCGACCCGAGCCGCGACCGACGCGGCTTGGGCCGAATCGGCGGGCTTCGACGGTGTCTGGACCACCGAGAGCGTCACCGACGCGTTCCTGCAGTCGATGGCGGTGTCACTCACCACCGAACGCATCGGAGTCGGCACTGCCATCGCCGTCGCATTCGCCCGCAACCCGATGTCGACCGCCTACGCCGCCTGGGATCTCGCCGCCGCCTCCGACGGTCGCTTCTCACTCGGCCTCGGCTCACAGATCGAGGCCCACATCACCCGCCGCTTCTCGATGCCCTGGAGTCCGCCGGTCGACCGCATGCGCGACTACGTGGCGGCGATGCGAGCGATCTTCGACGCCTGGCGCAACGGGACGAGGCTGCGGTACGAAGGCGACACCTACCGGCACACCCTGATGTCACCGGTGTTCACACCACCGCACCACGACCACGAGATCCCGATCGGTGTCGCTGCCGTCGGCCCGAAGATGACCGAACTGGCCGGCGAGTCGTGCGACTTCGCCATCCTCCACGGGATGATCCATCCGGCATACTTCGACGACGTCACCCTGCCGGCGCTGCAGCGCGGTTTGGACACCTCGGGCCGGGAGCGCAGCGCGGTCACCCTGTCGTGCCCGCTGTTCATGGTGATGGGCGACGACGAGGAGGCGATCGCCGCCTCGACCGCCGAGACGAAGGGCCAGATCGCGTTCTACGCGTCGACACCCGCCTACCGACGCGTGCTCGACCCGATCGGCTACGGCGAGTTGCAGCCCGAGCTGCAGCAGCTGTCGAGAGAGGGAAAGTGGCAGGAGATGAGCGGGTTGATCGACGACGACCTGCTGCACCACCTGGCGTTCGTCGGGCGCCCCGAGGACATGCCGTCGCTCGTGCGCGAGCGCTTCGACGGTCGACTCGACCGGGTGTCGTCCTACTTCGGGTGGCCCGTCGACGACCCCGACCGCCTCGGCGAGATCCTCGCCGGGTTCCACACCGACGACGACTGA
- a CDS encoding nuclear transport factor 2 family protein, with protein MSRPPTETERHEIERVLFAYCDLVDRAHVDELAELFTDDAVIDYGYDRLITGREQIRNLFHDRLARYLGTSHHASNVTVELTDDAAAIASSAVYAWHRLPNGDTAEVWGRYDDELAHDGTTWRLARRTIRAAGWQGFEVPDGLPGPFEPIERGV; from the coding sequence ATGAGCCGACCACCGACCGAGACCGAACGCCACGAGATCGAGCGCGTGCTGTTCGCGTACTGCGACCTCGTCGATCGCGCCCACGTCGACGAACTGGCCGAACTGTTCACCGACGATGCGGTGATCGACTACGGCTACGACCGCCTGATCACCGGCCGCGAGCAGATCCGCAACCTGTTCCACGACCGACTCGCCCGCTACCTGGGCACCAGCCATCACGCGTCGAACGTCACGGTCGAGCTGACCGATGACGCCGCCGCCATCGCCTCGAGCGCGGTGTACGCGTGGCATCGCCTGCCGAACGGCGACACCGCCGAGGTGTGGGGCCGCTACGACGACGAACTCGCCCACGACGGGACGACATGGCGGCTCGCCCGCCGAACCATCCGCGCCGCCGGGTGGCAGGGCTTCGAGGTGCCCGACGGGTTGCCGGGTCCGTTCGAGCCGATCGAGCGGGGGGTCTGA
- a CDS encoding nitroreductase family protein — translation MDAERTAAQTAAVVHEVMSTAKATRKFDDRPVDRPVLREIVEAATWAPSPRNTQPWEFVVVDDPEVRRPIGDLLEPRAAEVEAAIPRLRDPSKQKMYQGAADLIRSLGTAPAIVFVCGREHDYGPEFPAHSMVLSAAYTSAQNLLLAARARGLGAAFTTLHLHAEPEIRELLALPDEVSIEVTIPVGWPVSTRWGPLRRNPVDTVLHWNTLRP, via the coding sequence ATGGACGCGGAACGCACGGCGGCGCAGACCGCGGCGGTGGTCCACGAGGTGATGAGCACCGCCAAGGCGACCCGGAAGTTCGACGACCGCCCGGTCGACCGGCCGGTGCTGCGCGAGATCGTCGAGGCGGCGACGTGGGCACCGAGCCCGCGCAACACGCAGCCGTGGGAGTTCGTCGTCGTCGACGATCCCGAGGTCCGTCGGCCGATCGGCGACCTCCTCGAACCGCGCGCCGCCGAGGTCGAAGCCGCCATCCCCAGGCTCCGCGACCCGTCGAAGCAGAAGATGTACCAGGGAGCGGCCGACCTGATCCGCTCGCTCGGCACGGCGCCGGCGATCGTGTTCGTGTGCGGCCGCGAGCACGACTACGGCCCCGAGTTCCCGGCCCACAGCATGGTGTTGAGTGCCGCCTACACCTCGGCGCAGAACCTGCTGCTCGCCGCACGAGCGCGCGGCCTGGGCGCCGCGTTCACCACCTTGCACCTCCATGCCGAACCGGAGATCCGCGAGCTCTTGGCCCTCCCCGACGAGGTGAGCATCGAGGTCACGATCCCGGTCGGCTGGCCGGTCTCCACCCGCTGGGGCCCACTCCGCCGCAACCCCGTCGACACCGTCCTCCACTGGAACACCCTCCGCCCCTGA
- a CDS encoding nuclear transport factor 2 family protein, producing the protein MSDATVSTATEFIDALDRNDVDAMRALVDPDGVWWVDTGLDRASGVDDVDPGDDRPWPLHGNMRLGDKLDLFSGLPERFPGGVRQQRWHSFGSNGFAVVEVDGDGMYQGERPYRNRYAFVIGVTDGRVDLVREYLDTAHAADVFSGRHLDRSTEAPAPVATDAIPDEALADIALSFVVGVAAADPSIIAPLAAPDATWWADSGADRERGRRDVEPYRGDRAPLVGLASLHDRIKHLPGITRSFTGGWTLVPRRVIVGDGSVAVEAASDGLRADGARYQNRYCFVLDVERGRITQVREYCDTLHAFTTFGLPTTPKA; encoded by the coding sequence ATGAGTGACGCCACCGTCTCCACGGCGACCGAGTTCATCGACGCGCTCGATCGCAACGACGTCGACGCGATGCGCGCGCTCGTCGATCCGGACGGCGTCTGGTGGGTCGACACCGGCCTCGACCGGGCGTCCGGCGTCGACGACGTCGACCCGGGTGACGACCGACCGTGGCCGCTCCACGGCAACATGCGACTCGGCGACAAGCTCGACCTCTTCTCGGGTCTTCCCGAACGCTTCCCCGGCGGCGTCCGCCAGCAGCGGTGGCATTCGTTCGGGAGCAACGGGTTCGCCGTCGTCGAGGTCGACGGCGATGGGATGTACCAGGGAGAACGGCCGTACCGGAACCGGTACGCGTTCGTGATCGGCGTGACCGACGGTCGCGTCGATCTGGTTCGCGAGTACCTCGACACGGCGCACGCCGCCGACGTCTTCTCGGGCCGCCACCTCGATCGGTCGACGGAGGCGCCGGCCCCGGTCGCGACCGATGCGATCCCCGACGAGGCGCTCGCCGACATCGCACTGTCGTTCGTCGTCGGCGTCGCTGCCGCCGATCCGTCGATCATCGCGCCGCTGGCCGCGCCCGACGCCACGTGGTGGGCCGACTCGGGGGCGGATCGCGAACGCGGCCGCCGTGACGTCGAGCCCTATCGAGGCGACCGGGCGCCGCTCGTCGGCCTCGCCTCGCTCCACGACCGGATCAAGCATCTGCCGGGGATCACCCGGTCGTTCACCGGCGGGTGGACACTCGTGCCACGACGCGTGATCGTCGGCGACGGGTCGGTCGCCGTCGAAGCAGCGAGCGACGGTCTTCGAGCCGACGGCGCCCGCTACCAGAACCGGTACTGCTTCGTGCTCGATGTCGAACGAGGCCGCATCACCCAGGTCCGCGAGTACTGCGACACCCTCCACGCCTTCACCACCTTCGGCCTCCCCACCACCCCGAAGGCGTGA
- a CDS encoding class I adenylate-forming enzyme family protein — translation MNDTLGDVLINACRRYGDRVALTGRDGMRTYRQLLDRGTRLANALRGFGLEPGDHVAALLEDTVTAFEVYVGCAIGGYPIVHVNDRLVAREIDYIIGDSAAKALVHTDGRTPVVSELESTAELRAVVTIGDDRAPGAQGYEDLLSAASTLYVDPRRGPEDLAILGYTSGTTGFPKGAMASHRAVVGCIKLIPFAYRLPMYGRCAFTGTLSFVSGIWGVILPHLYVGGTVSFLMPYTVETWVDHMIEHRSTFTYAPSPLVPGFVEQATLRPEVLTHLESVLHSASPLPPEHARQLVDVIGERYVEVWGMTETVAPLTVTAREDWRGGTPADDIYASVGRPLASAGVRVVDSDRNPITDGSVGELVVEADTMFSGYWGNPDKTAEVLVDGEYYTGDLGRLDDHGFVYVTDRAKDLIISGGMNVYPAEVEAVLAGMPGVAQVTVIGTPHEKWGEAVTAVVVPEAGADLSEEAIAEYARRDLASYKKPTKVRFVDDLPRNASMKVQKHLVRDMLADDE, via the coding sequence ATGAACGACACACTCGGCGACGTCCTGATCAACGCCTGCCGTCGATACGGCGACCGCGTCGCCCTGACGGGCCGCGACGGGATGCGCACCTACCGGCAGCTGCTCGACCGAGGGACCCGCCTCGCCAACGCGCTCCGAGGCTTCGGCCTCGAACCCGGCGACCACGTCGCCGCACTGCTCGAGGACACCGTCACTGCATTCGAGGTGTACGTCGGGTGTGCGATCGGCGGCTACCCGATCGTGCACGTCAACGACCGTCTCGTCGCCCGCGAGATCGACTACATCATCGGGGACTCTGCTGCGAAGGCGTTGGTCCACACCGACGGCCGCACTCCGGTGGTGAGCGAGCTCGAGTCGACCGCCGAGCTGCGCGCCGTGGTGACGATCGGTGACGATCGGGCACCGGGCGCTCAGGGCTACGAAGACCTGCTGTCCGCTGCATCGACCCTGTACGTCGACCCCCGACGCGGGCCCGAGGACCTGGCGATCCTCGGCTACACGTCGGGGACCACCGGCTTTCCGAAAGGAGCGATGGCCAGTCACCGCGCCGTCGTCGGCTGCATCAAGCTCATCCCGTTCGCGTACCGCCTGCCGATGTACGGGCGATGCGCGTTCACCGGGACGCTCTCGTTCGTCAGCGGCATCTGGGGCGTCATCCTCCCGCATCTCTATGTCGGAGGCACGGTCTCGTTCCTCATGCCGTACACCGTCGAGACATGGGTCGACCACATGATCGAGCACCGGTCGACGTTCACGTATGCGCCGTCACCGCTCGTCCCCGGATTCGTCGAACAGGCCACGCTCCGTCCCGAGGTGCTCACCCACCTCGAGTCGGTCCTGCATTCGGCGTCGCCGTTGCCGCCCGAACACGCCCGCCAGCTCGTCGACGTGATCGGTGAGCGGTACGTCGAGGTGTGGGGCATGACCGAGACCGTCGCGCCGCTCACGGTGACCGCCCGCGAGGACTGGCGCGGTGGCACGCCGGCGGACGACATCTACGCGAGTGTCGGCCGGCCGCTGGCGTCGGCCGGGGTGCGCGTCGTCGACTCCGACCGCAACCCGATCACCGACGGTTCCGTCGGCGAACTCGTCGTCGAAGCCGACACGATGTTCTCCGGCTACTGGGGCAACCCCGACAAGACGGCCGAGGTGCTGGTCGACGGTGAGTACTACACCGGCGACCTGGGTCGCCTCGACGATCACGGCTTCGTCTACGTGACCGACCGGGCGAAGGACCTCATCATCAGCGGCGGTATGAACGTGTACCCCGCCGAGGTCGAGGCTGTCCTGGCCGGCATGCCCGGCGTCGCCCAGGTCACCGTGATCGGCACGCCGCACGAGAAGTGGGGCGAGGCCGTCACCGCCGTCGTCGTGCCCGAGGCCGGCGCCGACCTGTCGGAGGAGGCGATCGCCGAGTACGCCCGCCGCGACCTCGCCAGCTACAAGAAGCCCACCAAGGTGCGCTTCGTCGACGACCTGCCGCGCAACGCCAGCATGAAGGTCCAGAAGCACCTCGTGCGCGACATGCTCGCCGACGATGAGTGA
- a CDS encoding acyl-CoA dehydrogenase family protein, with translation MIELGLTADEQELAADVDEFAVATLVPIAEEFGEQHAICRDLVTAMADRGYFGLNIASEYGGRGNDHRYSTLLCILREHLGYHEPGVDFTFGLQGLGTVAIVKNGDDAQRSAILPDLVDGKKVFAFAVTEPHAGSDVRGMTTTAEPVDGGYRISGTKTYISGAPDADLMVVVARTPGAGSAGYSAFVVDPSEAGVEVRQDIELGAPHSIGTIVFTDHFVPTSSLIGAEGDGLKVALGTLEVYRPSVGALAVGMTRSAYDHALEIALEREVGGRRLADLEVIRLKLARMWADATWCRALVYRAAATRDAGERSVVQAAMSKLAATEAACRAVYESQQIHGARGVTVGYHVEALARHARQATIYEGTSEIQRLIIGRSAVEPPTDEATGPTAHLRQALDSIRGSEVGRALLSNDSVRARLADVCIALDAADLVAAQADRLAETADDRAARFALVAELTLVDATDSAADLITDLARRSPDVVVGGTADSLRRTAVRSPDVILLDLADLLW, from the coding sequence ATGATCGAACTCGGGCTGACCGCCGACGAGCAGGAACTCGCCGCCGACGTCGACGAGTTCGCGGTCGCCACGCTGGTCCCGATCGCCGAGGAGTTCGGCGAGCAACACGCCATCTGCCGCGACCTCGTCACGGCGATGGCCGACCGCGGCTACTTCGGACTCAACATCGCCAGCGAGTACGGAGGCCGCGGGAACGACCACCGCTACTCCACGCTGCTGTGCATCTTGCGTGAGCACCTCGGCTATCACGAGCCCGGCGTCGACTTCACGTTCGGGCTCCAGGGCCTCGGCACGGTCGCCATCGTCAAGAACGGTGACGATGCACAACGCTCGGCGATCCTGCCCGATCTCGTTGACGGCAAGAAGGTGTTCGCCTTCGCGGTGACCGAACCGCACGCCGGATCCGACGTGCGCGGCATGACCACGACGGCCGAACCGGTCGATGGCGGCTATCGCATCAGCGGCACCAAGACCTACATCTCCGGTGCGCCCGATGCCGACCTGATGGTCGTCGTCGCCCGCACGCCGGGGGCCGGCAGCGCCGGGTACTCGGCGTTCGTCGTCGACCCGTCCGAAGCCGGGGTCGAGGTGCGCCAGGACATCGAACTCGGGGCGCCGCACTCGATCGGCACGATCGTGTTCACCGACCACTTCGTCCCCACGTCGAGCCTCATCGGTGCCGAAGGAGACGGCCTCAAGGTCGCGCTCGGCACGCTCGAGGTCTACCGGCCGTCGGTGGGAGCGCTCGCCGTCGGTATGACTCGCAGTGCCTACGACCATGCACTCGAGATCGCACTCGAACGTGAAGTCGGTGGCCGCCGCCTCGCCGACCTCGAGGTGATCCGGCTCAAGCTCGCCCGCATGTGGGCCGACGCCACCTGGTGCCGAGCCCTGGTCTACCGGGCAGCAGCGACGCGCGACGCCGGCGAGCGTTCGGTCGTGCAGGCGGCGATGTCGAAGCTCGCCGCCACCGAGGCCGCATGCCGGGCCGTCTACGAGAGCCAACAGATCCACGGTGCTCGTGGCGTGACGGTCGGCTACCACGTCGAGGCGCTCGCTCGCCACGCACGCCAGGCGACCATCTACGAGGGCACGTCGGAGATCCAGCGCCTGATCATCGGTCGCAGCGCCGTCGAGCCGCCCACCGACGAGGCGACCGGGCCGACGGCGCACCTGCGACAGGCACTCGACTCGATCCGTGGGAGCGAGGTGGGCCGGGCGCTGCTGTCGAACGACAGCGTTCGAGCCCGGTTGGCGGATGTGTGCATCGCGCTCGACGCCGCCGACCTCGTCGCTGCGCAGGCCGACCGGCTCGCCGAGACGGCCGACGATCGGGCGGCCCGGTTCGCGCTCGTCGCCGAGCTCACCCTCGTCGACGCCACCGACTCGGCAGCGGATCTCATCACTGATCTGGCCCGACGCTCGCCCGACGTCGTCGTCGGTGGGACCGCCGACTCGCTCCGGCGCACCGCCGTCCGCTCGCCCGACGTGATCCTGCTCGACCTCGCCGATCTGCTCTGGTGA
- a CDS encoding LLM class F420-dependent oxidoreductase, whose product MRYGVVQIVDGEPGRGIEFAQSTAVAVEELGFDSYWAPDHVVFFDEFESEYPHSDDGTFGFKQDQGLLEPLMVLQAAAAVTSRIRLGTSVEVITERHPVERAKHVTTLDHFSGGRVDYGVGIGWNREEYAAVGVPWERRGARADEYIQVMKALWTQHRATFEGEFVSFRDVVAFPKPVQDPHPPVLVGGISKGAIRRAARFGEGWYGWKMTPDELRDGLALLDSELEAAGRDRDDFRIVLGMPHWGDTDDLAPYLEQVEALGVDEFVLGLSIPRRDTRQFLEKYAAALPLGSDAAV is encoded by the coding sequence ATGCGGTACGGAGTGGTCCAGATCGTCGACGGCGAACCAGGGCGCGGCATCGAGTTCGCACAGTCGACGGCGGTCGCCGTCGAAGAACTCGGGTTCGACAGCTACTGGGCGCCCGATCACGTGGTGTTCTTCGACGAGTTCGAGTCGGAGTATCCACACAGCGACGACGGCACGTTCGGGTTCAAGCAGGACCAGGGTCTGCTCGAACCGCTCATGGTGCTCCAGGCCGCCGCTGCGGTCACGAGCCGAATCCGGCTCGGCACCTCGGTCGAGGTCATCACCGAACGGCACCCGGTCGAGCGTGCCAAGCACGTCACGACGCTCGACCACTTCTCCGGAGGTCGCGTCGACTACGGCGTCGGCATCGGCTGGAACCGTGAGGAGTACGCCGCCGTCGGCGTCCCGTGGGAACGGCGCGGCGCGCGAGCCGACGAGTACATCCAGGTGATGAAGGCGCTGTGGACGCAGCACCGCGCCACCTTCGAAGGCGAGTTCGTCTCGTTCCGCGACGTCGTCGCATTCCCCAAGCCCGTCCAAGATCCGCACCCGCCGGTGCTGGTCGGCGGCATCTCCAAGGGTGCCATCCGACGCGCCGCCCGCTTCGGTGAGGGGTGGTACGGCTGGAAGATGACACCGGACGAGTTGCGCGACGGGCTCGCGCTGCTCGACAGCGAACTCGAGGCGGCCGGTCGCGACCGTGACGACTTCCGCATCGTGCTCGGCATGCCGCACTGGGGCGACACCGACGACCTCGCCCCGTACCTCGAACAGGTGGAGGCGCTCGGCGTCGACGAGTTCGTGCTGGGCCTCTCCATCCCGCGGCGCGACACCCGTCAGTTCCTCGAGAAGTACGCCGCTGCGCTGCCGCTCGGCTCCGACGCCGCCGTCTGA